In Lautropia mirabilis, one DNA window encodes the following:
- the bamA gene encoding outer membrane protein assembly factor BamA, with protein sequence MLAGLATLAWSAQALAFSPFVIRDIRVQGLQRTEAGTVFGYLPIRVGDEFTPARASEAIKALYATGFFKDVQLARDGEVLVVRVEERPAIASVDVSGSREFDAEALKKAMRQAGLAEARIFDRSVLDRAEQEIRRQYLSRGKYSVKITSAVTPLARNRVAVSLAIDEGASARIAQIRILGNKVFKESELLDQIKLTTPNWLSWYTKTDQYSREKLAGDLETLRSFYLNRGYLEFGIESTQVSIDPDREKVYVTLTIREGERYKVRDLKFGGNTLGREEQFRKALALRPGDTFSGEKLTQSEKKITDDLGAIGYAFASVNPVPTIDREKREVDYTLNIDPGRRAYVRRITIAGNQRTRDEVIRRELRQFEGAWFDSDKIALSRDRVERLGYFQDVQISNVPVPGVPDQVDLLVKVTERPTGNMTFGAGYSTTDKLLLQVALNEPNFLGTGNTFGVEVNTGQTQRTASVSYVDPYFTNDGVSLGADLYSRTFNASNSGLGDYRIRSSGAGLRLGIPYTELDRLSFGLVFEQNQIKPGTTGLPQRYIDYVNQFGTTSDAWLLTFGWSRDSRDSGYMPTRGRLQRFNFDVTFPGQDLSYYRATYQHAWYIPVTKDYTWLLSADLGYGRGFGGKPYPVFKNFYAGGIGSVRGFGSNSLGPRDVKDNSALGGNASFVASTELLFPLPGTGNDKTVRAFLFADAGNVFDNHYDFGDLRYSAGIGISWFAPIGADIKLSLGYPLKRKPGDDTQRVQFQLGTSF encoded by the coding sequence GTGCTGGCCGGCCTGGCCACCCTGGCGTGGTCGGCCCAGGCCCTGGCGTTCTCGCCGTTCGTCATCCGCGACATCCGCGTACAGGGCCTGCAGCGTACCGAAGCCGGTACCGTCTTCGGCTATCTGCCCATCCGCGTCGGCGACGAGTTCACGCCGGCGCGCGCCAGCGAGGCGATCAAGGCCCTCTACGCCACCGGCTTCTTCAAGGACGTGCAGCTCGCGCGTGACGGCGAGGTGCTGGTGGTACGGGTGGAGGAACGCCCGGCCATTGCCTCCGTCGACGTGAGCGGTTCGCGCGAGTTCGATGCCGAGGCGCTGAAGAAGGCCATGCGCCAGGCCGGTCTGGCCGAGGCACGCATCTTCGACCGCTCGGTGCTGGATCGGGCCGAGCAGGAGATCCGCCGTCAGTACCTGTCGCGCGGCAAGTATTCGGTCAAGATCACCTCGGCCGTCACGCCGCTGGCCCGCAACCGGGTGGCGGTGTCGCTGGCCATCGACGAGGGTGCCAGCGCCCGCATTGCCCAGATCCGCATCCTGGGCAACAAGGTGTTCAAGGAATCCGAGCTGCTCGACCAGATCAAGCTCACCACGCCCAACTGGCTGTCCTGGTACACCAAGACCGACCAGTATTCGCGCGAGAAGCTGGCCGGCGACCTGGAGACGCTGCGTTCGTTCTACCTGAACCGCGGCTATCTGGAGTTCGGGATCGAGTCCACGCAGGTCTCCATCGACCCGGACCGCGAGAAGGTCTACGTCACGCTCACCATCCGGGAAGGCGAGCGCTACAAGGTCCGCGACCTCAAGTTCGGCGGCAACACCTTGGGGCGCGAGGAGCAGTTCCGCAAGGCGCTGGCGCTGAGGCCGGGTGACACCTTCTCGGGCGAGAAGCTTACCCAGAGCGAGAAGAAGATCACCGACGACCTGGGGGCCATCGGCTACGCCTTTGCCAGCGTCAACCCGGTGCCCACCATCGACCGGGAGAAGCGCGAGGTCGACTACACGCTGAACATCGACCCGGGCCGACGTGCCTACGTGCGGCGCATCACCATTGCCGGCAACCAGCGCACCCGTGACGAGGTCATCCGCCGCGAGCTGCGCCAGTTCGAGGGGGCCTGGTTCGATTCCGACAAGATTGCGCTTTCGCGTGACCGGGTCGAGCGTCTGGGCTACTTCCAGGACGTGCAGATCTCCAATGTGCCGGTGCCGGGCGTGCCGGACCAGGTGGATCTGCTGGTGAAGGTCACCGAACGCCCCACCGGCAACATGACCTTCGGTGCCGGCTACTCCACGACCGACAAGCTGCTCCTGCAGGTGGCGCTGAACGAGCCCAACTTCCTGGGGACCGGCAACACCTTCGGCGTCGAAGTCAACACCGGCCAGACCCAGCGCACTGCCTCGGTTTCCTATGTGGACCCGTACTTCACCAACGATGGCGTGAGCCTGGGAGCCGATCTTTACTCCCGCACCTTCAATGCCTCCAACTCGGGCCTGGGCGACTACCGCATCCGCTCCTCGGGCGCGGGCCTGCGGCTGGGCATCCCGTACACCGAGCTGGACCGCCTCAGCTTCGGCCTCGTCTTCGAGCAGAACCAGATCAAGCCGGGCACCACGGGGCTGCCGCAGCGCTACATCGACTACGTGAACCAGTTCGGCACCACCAGCGATGCGTGGCTGCTCACCTTCGGCTGGTCGCGTGACTCGCGTGACAGCGGCTACATGCCCACGCGCGGCCGACTGCAGCGCTTCAATTTCGACGTGACCTTCCCGGGGCAGGATCTGTCCTACTACCGGGCCACCTACCAGCATGCCTGGTACATCCCCGTCACGAAGGACTACACCTGGCTGCTGTCCGCTGACCTCGGCTATGGCCGCGGCTTCGGGGGCAAGCCCTATCCGGTGTTCAAGAACTTCTACGCCGGCGGCATCGGCTCGGTGCGGGGCTTCGGCTCCAACAGCCTGGGCCCGCGCGACGTGAAGGACAACAGCGCGCTGGGGGGCAACGCCTCGTTCGTGGCCAGCACCGAGCTGCTCTTCCCGCTGCCGGGCACCGGCAACGACAAGACGGTGCGTGCCTTCCTGTTCGCCGATGCGGGCAACGTCTTCGACAATCACTATGATTTCGGCGATCTGCGCTATTCGGCCGGTATCGGCATCAGCTGGTTCGCGCCCATCGGGGCTGACATCAAGCTGTCGTTGGGCTACCCGCTCAAGCGCAAGCCCGGTGACGATACCCAGCGCGTGCAGTTCCAGCTCGGCACCTCGTTCTGA
- the rseP gene encoding RIP metalloprotease RseP, whose amino-acid sequence MTTLIAFLFALGVLVFVHELGHYLVARWCGVKILRFSIGFGKPLLTWKVGKDQTEWSLSPIPLGGYVRMLDEEEGGEIDPAEVHRAFNRLPLLKRSAVVIAGPAANFLLAIVLYAVLGMAGLQEPAPVLATPPAGTAAASAGIQEGERVLTVDGHAVQSFSEMRLKMIDPIVERRPIVLEVEGPDGRHHRSIPTSGLPAGELERDFTRTLGVDLKAGLVQVASVEEGSAAARAGLQLGDQVLRVNGQPISRAQQLIQQVQASDDTRPLQLLVRRGNGEITVPVTPQLVYEQDAQDAGAPPLRKGRIGAGLVQQFEMVTVDLGPIEALGYGATKTWEMSVFSLRMLGKMVVGSLSWKNLSGPVAIADYAGQSAAIGWFAYVGFMALISVSLGVLNLLPVPVLDGGRLVYYALEALKGSPFSERFRQVTMQVGLVMVVGLMIVALFNDLSRLFG is encoded by the coding sequence ATGACCACCCTGATTGCCTTTCTCTTTGCCTTGGGCGTGCTGGTGTTCGTGCACGAGCTGGGTCACTACCTGGTGGCCCGCTGGTGTGGCGTCAAGATCCTGCGCTTCTCCATCGGCTTCGGCAAGCCGCTGCTGACCTGGAAAGTTGGCAAGGATCAGACCGAATGGAGCCTGTCGCCCATTCCGCTGGGCGGCTACGTGCGCATGCTCGATGAAGAAGAGGGGGGAGAGATCGACCCGGCCGAGGTGCATCGCGCCTTCAACCGGCTGCCGCTGCTCAAGCGCTCGGCCGTCGTCATCGCCGGTCCGGCTGCCAACTTCCTTCTGGCCATCGTGCTGTATGCGGTGCTGGGCATGGCCGGCCTGCAGGAGCCCGCGCCGGTGCTGGCCACCCCGCCTGCTGGCACGGCCGCGGCATCTGCCGGCATCCAGGAGGGTGAACGGGTCCTGACGGTCGATGGCCATGCCGTCCAGTCCTTCAGTGAGATGCGCCTGAAGATGATCGATCCGATCGTCGAGCGTCGCCCGATCGTGCTGGAGGTGGAGGGGCCTGATGGCCGTCACCATCGCAGCATCCCCACCAGCGGCCTACCGGCCGGCGAACTGGAGCGTGATTTCACCCGCACGCTGGGCGTGGATCTGAAGGCTGGTCTGGTGCAGGTGGCCTCGGTGGAAGAGGGCAGCGCCGCGGCCCGCGCCGGTCTGCAGCTGGGTGACCAGGTGCTGCGCGTGAATGGCCAGCCCATCTCGCGCGCCCAGCAGCTCATCCAGCAGGTGCAGGCTTCGGATGACACCAGGCCGCTGCAGCTGCTGGTACGCCGTGGCAACGGCGAGATCACCGTACCGGTCACGCCGCAGCTCGTCTACGAGCAGGACGCTCAGGACGCTGGCGCACCGCCGCTGCGCAAGGGGCGTATCGGTGCCGGTCTGGTGCAGCAGTTCGAAATGGTGACGGTGGATCTGGGGCCGATCGAGGCGCTGGGCTACGGGGCCACGAAGACCTGGGAGATGTCGGTCTTCTCGCTGCGGATGCTGGGCAAGATGGTGGTGGGCAGCCTGTCCTGGAAAAACCTTTCCGGTCCTGTGGCCATTGCCGACTATGCCGGGCAGTCCGCTGCCATCGGCTGGTTTGCCTATGTGGGCTTCATGGCCCTGATCAGCGTGAGCCTGGGTGTGCTGAATCTGCTGCCGGTGCCCGTGCTCGATGGCGGGCGTTTGGTATATTACGCGCTCGAAGCGCTCAAAGGCAGCCCGTTTTCCGAGCGTTTCCGGCAGGTCACCATGCAGGTGGGCCTTGTCATGGTGGTCGGCCTGATGATCGTCGCACTCTTCAACGATCTCTCCCGCCTGTTCGGGTGA
- the uppS gene encoding polyprenyl diphosphate synthase — translation MSFTSSTQSVPVAGSVPRHIAVILDGNGRWATRRHLPRAAGHRKGVEAVRTTVEGCARRGVEFLTLFAFSSENWRRPADEVSLLMRLFLSALQREVALLDRNGIRLRIVGDLARFEPRLQKMIADAEARTAQNTRMTLTIAANYGGRWDILQAGNALLRERAAKGVPADQPVTEAELASHLSLAYAPEPDLFIRTGGEQRISNFLLWQLAYTELYFCECFWPEFNDERLQEAIQWYGQRERRFGRTSVQTRQDAAR, via the coding sequence GACGCAGTCCGTTCCTGTCGCCGGTTCCGTGCCGCGCCATATCGCCGTCATCCTTGACGGCAACGGGCGCTGGGCCACCCGTCGGCACCTGCCCCGCGCCGCCGGCCACCGCAAGGGGGTCGAGGCCGTGCGCACCACGGTCGAGGGCTGTGCCCGGCGCGGTGTCGAATTCCTGACGCTCTTTGCCTTCAGTTCCGAGAACTGGCGTCGCCCCGCCGACGAGGTGTCGCTGCTGATGCGGCTCTTCCTGTCGGCGCTGCAGCGTGAAGTGGCGCTGCTGGATCGCAACGGCATCCGTCTGCGGATCGTCGGCGATCTGGCGCGCTTCGAGCCCCGCCTGCAGAAGATGATCGCCGATGCGGAGGCACGCACGGCGCAGAACACCCGGATGACGCTGACCATCGCCGCCAACTATGGCGGCCGCTGGGACATCCTGCAGGCCGGCAACGCGCTGCTGCGCGAAAGGGCGGCCAAGGGAGTGCCCGCCGATCAGCCCGTCACCGAGGCTGAACTGGCCAGCCACCTGTCACTGGCCTATGCACCCGAGCCGGATCTCTTCATCCGCACCGGGGGCGAGCAGCGCATCAGCAACTTCCTGCTCTGGCAGCTCGCTTACACCGAGCTGTACTTCTGCGAGTGCTTCTGGCCCGAGTTCAACGACGAGCGCCTGCAGGAAGCCATCCAGTGGTATGGCCAGCGCGAGCGTCGTTTCGGACGGACCAGCGTTCAGACCCGGCAGGACGCGGCACGGTGA
- a CDS encoding 1-deoxy-D-xylulose-5-phosphate reductoisomerase, giving the protein MKTISVLGATGSIGDSTLDVVARHPDRYRVHALSAHRNVDKLLTLAVRHRPEVLAVSDAQAAAGFEARLRAAGVTARLAVGPDELVEVAGTPGIDAVMAAIVGAAGLAPTLAAARGARSVLLANKESIVMAGALFGAACRQSGVTLLPVDSEHNAIFQCLPDRATGVDSRRAVRRLILTASGGPFRTWTPERIAAATPEQACKHPKWSMGRKISVDSATLMNKGLELIEAQFLFDMPSEQLDVIIHPQSIIHSMVEYVDGSVLAQLGNPDMRVPIAHALAYPERFDSGVSSLDLVAAGTLQFEEPDETRFPCLRLAREAMRAGGGAPCVLNAANEVSVQNFLDGRVGFADIARINEAVLTALGNPAAPDSLADTLALDATARLLAEQQIAA; this is encoded by the coding sequence ATGAAGACCATCTCCGTTCTGGGCGCCACCGGTTCCATTGGTGACAGCACGCTCGATGTCGTGGCCCGCCACCCCGACCGTTATCGGGTGCACGCGCTGTCGGCTCATCGCAATGTCGACAAGCTGCTGACGCTGGCTGTGCGGCACCGACCCGAGGTGCTGGCTGTGTCGGATGCCCAGGCTGCCGCCGGATTCGAGGCCCGGCTGCGTGCGGCTGGTGTCACGGCCCGGCTGGCCGTCGGCCCCGACGAGCTGGTCGAGGTGGCCGGCACGCCGGGCATCGATGCGGTCATGGCCGCCATCGTCGGGGCGGCGGGCCTGGCGCCCACGCTGGCGGCGGCGCGCGGCGCACGCTCGGTGCTGCTGGCCAACAAGGAATCCATCGTCATGGCTGGCGCACTTTTTGGCGCCGCCTGCCGCCAGTCCGGTGTCACGCTGCTGCCGGTCGATAGCGAGCACAATGCCATCTTCCAGTGCCTGCCGGATCGCGCTACTGGCGTGGACTCCCGCCGTGCCGTCCGACGCCTGATCCTTACCGCCTCGGGCGGGCCGTTCCGGACCTGGACGCCGGAGAGAATTGCCGCCGCCACGCCCGAGCAGGCCTGCAAGCATCCCAAGTGGTCGATGGGCCGCAAGATCTCGGTCGACTCGGCCACGCTCATGAACAAGGGGCTGGAGCTGATCGAGGCCCAGTTCCTCTTCGACATGCCGTCCGAGCAGCTGGATGTGATCATCCATCCGCAGAGCATCATCCATTCCATGGTGGAATATGTCGACGGCTCGGTATTGGCGCAGCTGGGTAATCCCGACATGCGGGTTCCCATTGCCCATGCGCTGGCCTATCCCGAACGCTTCGACAGTGGCGTCAGCTCCCTGGATCTGGTGGCGGCCGGCACGCTGCAGTTCGAGGAGCCCGACGAGACGCGCTTCCCGTGCCTGCGCCTGGCCCGTGAGGCCATGCGGGCCGGCGGCGGTGCTCCCTGCGTGCTCAACGCGGCCAACGAGGTGAGCGTGCAGAACTTCCTCGACGGCCGCGTGGGTTTTGCCGATATTGCCCGGATCAACGAGGCCGTGCTGACGGCGCTGGGCAACCCCGCGGCGCCCGACTCGCTGGCCGATACCCTGGCACTGGACGCCACCGCACGCCTGCTGGCCGAGCAGCAGATCGCCGCCTGA
- a CDS encoding OmpH family outer membrane protein: MTFSIPKTPRFSTLHRAALACALTVGLASVAGPAMAQTSPRIGFVSTERIMRDSAPAKAAQAKIEKDFSRRDKEIQDLGARLRTASEHFEKESAVMSDSDRARRQRELSDMDRDFQRRQREFREDLNQRRNEELTAVLDKANRAIKTIAERDKFDLILQDAVYVSPKLDITDSVIKQLNAGR; this comes from the coding sequence ATGACCTTTTCCATCCCGAAGACCCCCCGCTTTTCTACGCTTCACCGGGCCGCGCTGGCCTGCGCGCTGACGGTCGGCCTGGCTTCCGTGGCCGGACCGGCCATGGCCCAGACCAGCCCCCGCATCGGCTTCGTCAGCACCGAGCGCATCATGCGTGACTCGGCGCCGGCCAAGGCCGCCCAGGCCAAGATCGAGAAGGACTTCTCGCGCCGCGACAAGGAGATCCAGGATCTCGGCGCCCGCCTGCGTACCGCCTCCGAGCACTTCGAGAAGGAGAGCGCGGTCATGTCCGACAGCGACCGTGCCCGTCGCCAGCGTGAGCTCTCCGACATGGATCGGGACTTCCAGCGTCGCCAGCGCGAGTTCCGCGAGGACCTGAACCAGCGCCGCAACGAAGAGCTGACCGCCGTGCTGGACAAGGCCAACCGGGCCATCAAGACCATCGCCGAGCGCGACAAGTTCGACCTGATCCTGCAGGACGCCGTCTACGTGAGTCCCAAGCTGGACATCACCGACAGCGTGATCAAGCAGCTCAACGCCGGTCGCTGA
- a CDS encoding phosphatidate cytidylyltransferase — protein sequence MLKQRVITALILLAVIIGVLALGGTTAWGVLMLPVMALAIHEWTRLLGRQASPALPISLAVAIAYGAWRSDATPAPEWLVPVLGIGVLAWIFVAFRSVFRVRPSCSSPWLAAFSMLLLWVSLFELRNLGAGVLISAMAIVWLADIGAYFSGRAFGRRKLAPRVSPGKTWEGVAGGAVLCIGTALVVARAGAGAAEGSLPLFSTVVAQHLGLIGMAIVLMLLVLLSVMGDLYESLLKRHAGVKDSGTCLPGHGGMFDRIDALVPTMPLCLLIWLLMVH from the coding sequence ATGCTGAAACAGCGCGTCATCACCGCTCTTATCCTGCTGGCCGTCATCATTGGCGTGCTGGCACTGGGTGGCACCACGGCTTGGGGGGTGCTGATGCTGCCCGTCATGGCGCTGGCCATCCATGAATGGACCCGTCTGCTGGGACGTCAGGCCTCGCCTGCACTGCCCATTTCGCTGGCTGTTGCCATCGCCTATGGCGCCTGGCGCAGCGATGCCACTCCCGCCCCGGAATGGCTGGTGCCGGTGCTGGGCATCGGCGTGCTGGCCTGGATCTTCGTGGCTTTTCGCTCGGTGTTCCGGGTGAGGCCGTCCTGCAGTTCTCCCTGGCTGGCCGCCTTCAGCATGCTGTTGCTGTGGGTGTCGCTCTTCGAGCTGCGCAACCTGGGGGCCGGCGTGCTGATTTCCGCCATGGCCATCGTCTGGCTGGCCGACATCGGCGCCTATTTCAGTGGTCGTGCCTTCGGGCGGCGCAAGCTGGCACCGCGCGTCTCGCCGGGCAAGACCTGGGAGGGCGTGGCCGGTGGTGCCGTGCTGTGTATCGGGACGGCACTGGTCGTGGCCCGAGCCGGGGCAGGGGCCGCCGAGGGCAGCCTGCCGCTGTTTTCCACCGTCGTTGCCCAGCACCTGGGGCTGATCGGCATGGCGATCGTGCTGATGCTGCTGGTGCTGCTGTCGGTCATGGGGGACCTGTACGAGAGCCTGCTCAAGCGCCATGCCGGTGTCAAGGACAGCGGCACGTGCCTGCCGGGCCATGGGGGCATGTTCGACCGCATCGATGCGCTCGTGCCCACCATGCCGCTGTGCCTGCTCATCTGGCTGCTGATGGTGCATTGA